A stretch of Ectothiorhodospiraceae bacterium BW-2 DNA encodes these proteins:
- a CDS encoding DUF354 domain-containing protein: MRILIDICHPAHVHFFRHSITLLQQQNHQILITSRNKDIALELLDKYSLPHRPLSSQNGSGMIALTKELLSRNFRLYQQVRTFKPDIMAAIGGIFIAQVGFLTKVPSLVFYDTENASLQNALTYPFASMVIVPHCYNAWLPKRRHLRYDGYHELAYLHPNYFTPDRTIAEANGLATEGDTFFIRVVSWQANHDLTETGWSHHLLKKLVAKLASHGKVLISAEGELAPELADYRYLGHSNQVHHLLAFCRGVIGESATMASEAAVLGTPAIYIANTGRGYTNEQESRYGLVHNIFQLDWQPINNAIERLLARSKADYAAARQQLLSDTVDVTQLIVRSITTFPKILHDYDGEHN; this comes from the coding sequence ATGAGAATTCTTATTGATATCTGTCATCCGGCCCATGTCCATTTCTTTCGCCATTCAATTACCCTATTACAACAGCAAAATCATCAAATTCTTATTACCAGCCGTAATAAAGATATTGCGCTTGAACTGCTAGACAAATATTCTCTTCCCCATAGACCTCTATCGTCACAAAACGGTAGTGGTATGATTGCTTTAACCAAAGAGTTACTCAGTCGCAACTTTAGGTTATATCAACAGGTACGCACCTTTAAACCCGACATTATGGCTGCCATAGGGGGAATCTTTATTGCTCAGGTCGGTTTTCTGACCAAAGTACCCTCGCTAGTCTTTTATGATACCGAAAACGCTTCGTTACAAAATGCACTCACCTACCCGTTTGCCTCTATGGTCATTGTTCCCCACTGTTATAATGCTTGGCTACCTAAACGACGCCATCTGCGTTACGATGGCTATCATGAACTTGCCTATCTACACCCCAACTATTTTACCCCCGATAGAACCATCGCTGAGGCCAATGGTCTGGCAACAGAGGGTGACACCTTTTTTATTCGAGTCGTCTCTTGGCAAGCAAATCATGATCTGACTGAAACAGGTTGGAGTCATCACCTGCTAAAAAAGTTAGTCGCTAAACTAGCGTCACATGGCAAAGTGTTAATTTCAGCGGAGGGAGAGTTAGCCCCAGAACTGGCTGATTATCGCTATTTAGGTCACTCGAATCAGGTGCACCATCTGCTGGCTTTTTGTCGTGGTGTCATTGGTGAAAGTGCCACCATGGCATCCGAAGCCGCTGTATTGGGTACCCCAGCTATCTATATTGCCAACACCGGCCGAGGTTATACTAACGAACAGGAGAGTCGCTACGGTTTGGTACACAATATTTTTCAACTAGATTGGCAACCAATTAATAACGCTATTGAACGACTGCTCGCCAGATCTAAAGCAGATTACGCGGCGGCCAGACAACAGCTATTAAGTGATACAGTTGATGTCACACAACTCATTGTTCGCAGCATTACAACATTTCCTAAGATATTGCACGATTATGATGGAGAGCATAACTGA
- the asnB gene encoding asparagine synthase (glutamine-hydrolyzing) translates to MCGIAGWFSSKYNITVNTTHQLRAMLQTIKHRGPDGEGLWFDNHAALAHARLSVIDIESGQQPLATLDKKIQLIYNGEIYNFRQLRQRLIHAGYPFQTQSDTEIILAVYRHYGWQGFAKFRGMYAFALWDSEIETGYLVRDPLGIKPLFYHYETEDNSIIFASEAKAILASGYHAALDSNSLHLLMNYRYLPGERTLFSGIHQLAPGAVLIWNRESAITQREIPPPNSPSSANLLDSLSETVALHTAADVEVGAYLSGGIDSATIVALAARHQATPMKTFTLAIGDDPDEADNATRTAQLLGVKNYRGTIHTRVAQSLPQLIYHLEQPKVNAWQVLQLAQVAVKQVKVALSGVGGDELFYGYNLHRLLAQGEQIHQWLPQRLTQGVGLGLAPLAAKMERLPWSEPERALRMLSQLGNWPHVYGLLRNVWDSPTLRRQIYGPRVLDQSLTNAFELIEQNWPNRADPVIAANQYEWQNKMVNDLLWQEDRCSMAHGLEVRTPFVDQLLASNVAQHGRDQLMPQRKNKGFMREMVSPLLPTEILHRPKSGFQVDAATFFHQELNNLADIWLSEEQIAKYGLFNPQFVNSIRTAKPKKRLRWHYFMLYLMLGTHLWLAIFEEGVSPSEIHN, encoded by the coding sequence ATGTGTGGTATCGCTGGCTGGTTTAGCTCAAAATATAATATAACTGTTAACACAACGCATCAATTACGAGCCATGTTACAAACCATTAAACATCGTGGACCGGATGGTGAAGGCCTTTGGTTTGATAATCATGCCGCTTTGGCACATGCTCGCCTGTCGGTTATTGATATCGAATCTGGGCAACAACCGCTAGCTACTCTGGATAAGAAAATCCAGCTAATCTACAACGGTGAAATCTATAATTTTAGGCAGTTACGCCAGCGACTAATCCATGCAGGCTACCCATTTCAAACCCAATCTGACACAGAGATCATCTTGGCTGTTTATCGCCACTATGGTTGGCAAGGATTTGCTAAATTTCGCGGAATGTATGCCTTTGCATTATGGGATAGCGAAATAGAAACAGGTTATTTAGTGCGCGATCCACTGGGTATTAAACCGCTTTTCTATCACTACGAAACAGAAGATAACTCTATAATATTTGCTTCAGAGGCCAAAGCTATTTTAGCCAGCGGTTATCACGCTGCCCTTGATAGTAACTCGCTACACCTATTGATGAACTATCGCTACCTTCCGGGAGAACGAACCCTATTTAGCGGCATTCATCAACTGGCTCCCGGGGCGGTATTAATCTGGAACAGAGAGTCCGCCATCACACAAAGAGAGATTCCGCCGCCAAACTCTCCGAGCAGCGCTAACCTGTTAGATTCCCTATCCGAAACAGTGGCACTGCATACGGCTGCAGATGTCGAGGTGGGCGCTTATCTCTCTGGCGGGATCGATTCGGCCACAATCGTAGCTCTAGCAGCTAGGCATCAGGCCACCCCTATGAAGACCTTTACCCTAGCCATTGGTGATGATCCGGACGAGGCCGATAATGCAACCCGAACCGCACAACTGTTAGGCGTCAAAAACTATCGCGGAACCATTCACACTCGCGTTGCACAGAGCCTACCGCAGTTAATCTATCACTTAGAACAGCCTAAGGTAAACGCATGGCAAGTGTTACAACTGGCACAAGTGGCAGTAAAACAGGTAAAGGTTGCACTCTCCGGTGTGGGTGGAGATGAGCTATTTTACGGCTATAATCTCCATCGACTACTGGCACAAGGGGAGCAAATTCATCAATGGCTACCACAACGATTGACCCAAGGAGTTGGTTTGGGGTTAGCGCCGCTGGCTGCAAAAATGGAACGGTTACCTTGGAGTGAGCCTGAACGGGCGCTACGTATGCTATCGCAATTAGGAAATTGGCCACATGTTTATGGTCTATTGCGTAATGTTTGGGATAGTCCCACGCTTCGGCGACAGATCTATGGCCCCAGAGTACTGGATCAATCGCTAACCAACGCCTTTGAACTCATTGAACAAAATTGGCCTAATCGGGCTGATCCTGTGATTGCTGCTAACCAATATGAGTGGCAAAACAAAATGGTAAATGATCTTTTATGGCAGGAAGATCGCTGCAGCATGGCTCATGGTCTGGAAGTGCGAACACCCTTTGTTGATCAGTTACTGGCTTCCAATGTTGCCCAACATGGCCGCGATCAACTGATGCCTCAACGAAAAAACAAGGGATTTATGCGCGAAATGGTTTCACCGCTGCTACCTACGGAGATCCTCCATCGTCCTAAAAGCGGATTTCAGGTCGATGCGGCGACATTTTTTCACCAAGAGCTAAATAATCTTGCCGACATTTGGTTATCTGAAGAGCAGATAGCGAAATATGGGCTATTTAATCCCCAATTTGTGAACTCGATTCGCACCGCTAAACCGAAAAAACGGTTACGATGGCACTACTTTATGCTCTATTTGATGTTAGGAACCCATTTATGGCTGGCAATATTTGAGGAAGGAGTGAGTCCGAGTGAGATACACAACTGA
- a CDS encoding class I SAM-dependent methyltransferase: MDGQGFGFLSGNINTAKMKQRLNWMKKIENIDTTIKPELTAEIKKFWERNINAERIYGRTISDSKRGEDKYFTDLEEQRYRTHYHLLPWIRDMKPGKRVLEIGCGIGLDSFKIASHGMDLYAIDLTQVGIKTVKERFLRKEVPAHFNVGDACNLPFPNAVFDYVYSFGVLHHVADTKKSVSEVFRVLKPSGEARIMLYHRRSLNETIHHLTRVPFEEKDELCPVVRRYTKTEVRKLFADFSKVDIDVQYVFGEGYGAIYRAMPKWLYRMLSKTVGWHLMIRATKD; encoded by the coding sequence ATGGATGGTCAGGGCTTTGGGTTCCTATCTGGCAACATCAATACTGCAAAAATGAAACAAAGGTTAAATTGGATGAAAAAGATAGAAAACATTGACACTACAATTAAACCAGAATTGACCGCTGAAATAAAAAAATTCTGGGAACGCAATATCAATGCAGAACGCATTTATGGACGCACAATATCTGATTCTAAACGAGGGGAAGATAAATACTTTACCGATTTAGAAGAACAGCGCTACCGAACTCACTACCACTTGTTACCATGGATTCGAGATATGAAGCCAGGAAAGAGGGTTCTGGAGATCGGCTGCGGCATCGGTCTCGATAGTTTTAAAATTGCCAGCCACGGTATGGATCTTTACGCTATTGACCTAACCCAAGTGGGTATAAAGACCGTAAAGGAACGCTTTCTACGCAAAGAAGTTCCTGCTCACTTTAATGTCGGAGACGCATGTAATTTACCTTTTCCGAATGCTGTCTTTGATTATGTCTATTCATTCGGGGTACTACACCATGTGGCGGACACTAAAAAAAGTGTTAGTGAAGTATTTCGCGTGCTTAAACCTAGCGGAGAAGCCCGGATTATGCTCTACCACCGGCGTTCCCTAAATGAGACAATTCATCATTTAACCCGCGTACCCTTTGAAGAAAAAGATGAGCTATGTCCTGTTGTTAGACGCTACACTAAGACAGAAGTCCGTAAGCTATTTGCCGATTTTTCCAAAGTAGATATTGATGTTCAATATGTTTTTGGTGAGGGATATGGCGCTATTTATCGCGCCATGCCAAAATGGCTCTATCGTATGCTATCCAAAACTGTAGGTTGGCACCTGATGATACGCGCAACGAAGGATTAA
- a CDS encoding radical SAM protein, with product MTSIRLLIKESTRAIISPLTGGRAVINLKPTIANVYLTEYCNSKCTMCDFWKRDRNPNEPSSEEWGVIFSRLKAFGVEYVGVNASGEIFTRPDIFKILGHLKNMGLGFGINTNGTLITRQKAEQLALLNPRVVTIGLDGVGNDNYLLTRGLVNGFTKVTRSIGYLKNSGVKNIRIGSVLMQDNMDQWLELCHFVREQKLDGIRFTAYHEGYFHDEIQVRESPYQEPDFLEKLKIEIDRLLAFKKETGLLNNSAAYLKSIPEYYRKGHSYFPHPCLQGSNRIELDVYGNVTLCSFMTESLGNLKEQEMEEIWRSAQHRQTRIDAFKGDCTRCYLSCYAEENLRMSAKGFFPTMGESIAKTKRMLK from the coding sequence ATGACATCTATTCGATTACTCATCAAAGAATCTACACGCGCGATCATCTCCCCTCTAACTGGTGGTCGCGCCGTTATTAACTTGAAACCGACCATCGCTAATGTTTACCTCACTGAATACTGCAACTCCAAATGTACGATGTGTGACTTTTGGAAACGAGATCGAAATCCTAACGAACCCTCTAGTGAAGAGTGGGGAGTTATCTTCTCACGACTTAAAGCCTTCGGGGTAGAGTATGTGGGAGTGAACGCCTCAGGAGAGATATTCACCCGTCCCGATATCTTTAAAATACTAGGTCACCTAAAAAACATGGGCTTAGGTTTTGGTATCAATACAAACGGAACACTAATCACGCGGCAAAAAGCGGAGCAGTTAGCGCTGCTTAATCCAAGAGTAGTAACGATTGGGTTAGATGGTGTAGGTAACGACAACTATTTACTAACTCGTGGTTTAGTAAACGGTTTTACCAAAGTAACTCGCAGCATTGGATATCTTAAAAATTCCGGCGTCAAAAATATTCGCATTGGTTCGGTTTTAATGCAGGACAATATGGATCAATGGCTAGAGCTCTGTCACTTTGTCAGGGAACAAAAACTGGACGGTATTCGATTTACTGCCTATCATGAGGGCTATTTTCATGATGAGATTCAAGTTAGAGAGTCACCCTATCAAGAGCCTGATTTTTTAGAAAAGTTAAAAATTGAGATTGATAGATTATTGGCATTTAAAAAAGAGACTGGATTGTTAAATAATAGCGCGGCATATTTGAAAAGCATTCCAGAATACTATCGAAAGGGGCATAGCTATTTTCCTCATCCGTGCCTACAAGGCTCCAACCGTATTGAGCTAGATGTGTATGGTAATGTGACTCTCTGTTCTTTCATGACCGAGTCTCTTGGCAATCTCAAAGAACAGGAGATGGAGGAGATATGGAGATCAGCACAACATCGACAGACAAGAATAGATGCTTTTAAAGGAGATTGTACCCGCTGTTATCTCTCTTGCTATGCAGAGGAAAATTTGAGAATGTCCGCAAAAGGTTTTTTTCCAACAATGGGTGAATCCATTGCAAAAACGAAACGAATGCTTAAATAA
- a CDS encoding class I SAM-dependent methyltransferase, which translates to MENKYYIKEKKFWDNKGTTDYCSLSEFDQKRIYQWIGWSGNGKVLDIGGGSGMISRIISDMPNTEAFCVDISLSMLQHSVVTSIQADALRLPFKNDSFDMIIAAAFFHHLPGREFQLLCEMHRVLRPGGRVIAYDPSADCLQNRFFMSDGFFRLNMFSPDELPLYPKHIERYATQCGFSSFSCKLFSFRNSRLTIFEFIQRYILSPIAIGPLEKIFERWFFWEVCKKQIG; encoded by the coding sequence ATGGAAAATAAATACTATATTAAAGAAAAAAAGTTTTGGGATAATAAAGGGACTACTGACTATTGTTCCCTCTCTGAATTTGATCAAAAGAGGATTTATCAGTGGATAGGTTGGAGTGGTAATGGTAAGGTTTTAGATATTGGTGGTGGGTCTGGTATGATTAGTCGAATCATTTCTGACATGCCCAATACTGAGGCATTTTGTGTTGATATTTCACTTTCTATGCTGCAACATTCTGTTGTTACCAGTATTCAGGCTGATGCCTTGCGATTACCATTTAAAAACGATAGTTTTGATATGATTATAGCAGCAGCTTTTTTTCACCATTTGCCAGGAAGGGAGTTTCAACTACTTTGTGAAATGCATCGTGTGCTGCGTCCTGGGGGACGAGTGATTGCTTATGATCCAAGTGCTGATTGCTTACAGAACAGATTTTTTATGTCCGATGGTTTTTTTAGGCTAAATATGTTTAGTCCTGATGAGCTCCCGCTATATCCAAAACATATTGAGCGATATGCGACTCAGTGTGGGTTTTCATCTTTTTCATGTAAACTTTTTTCGTTCAGAAATTCACGACTAACTATATTTGAATTCATTCAAAGATATATTTTATCACCTATTGCTATAGGCCCATTAGAAAAAATCTTTGAAAGATGGTTTTTCTGGGAAGTTTGTAAAAAACAAATAGGATAA
- a CDS encoding UPF0104 family protein has translation MIKKNIFVTLFRGGRSLVLPIVGLLLLGLLIWYYGFTNIINTIFSEFELNWAIISALCILISTLIGSVNVYLFLARINSLSLNYAKFLRFYWLSWGVGQVVPGQVGDIATLGITLRKHGISASTTIGRAAMDKVISLLVITLVGLIGIFLLINQSNGMIDMTPSWFWLSSILLVAAIFWFLNPRILQFFDVCRDDWRGDVGRARKEFIHIFRHEFKLIQLNLFFTVNKVGLIGLAYWAMFRALGESELTILQTIPYATLSGLIAYLPISFNGLGTVEAAAIILFDQLGVSADVVLSVYLCLRIMILILAWLPSLLLIFFESLTPILNSGN, from the coding sequence ATGATAAAAAAAAACATATTTGTAACTCTATTTAGAGGGGGAAGGTCATTAGTATTGCCTATTGTGGGTTTGTTATTGTTAGGCCTGCTCATTTGGTATTATGGTTTTACGAATATAATCAATACTATATTTAGTGAATTTGAGCTAAACTGGGCAATAATATCTGCTTTATGCATTCTCATTTCAACATTAATTGGTTCAGTAAATGTATATCTTTTTTTAGCAAGAATAAATTCTCTATCTCTAAATTACGCTAAGTTTTTACGCTTTTATTGGTTGTCATGGGGAGTTGGGCAAGTTGTTCCAGGACAGGTAGGTGATATTGCTACCTTAGGAATAACTCTCAGGAAGCATGGCATCTCAGCTTCAACTACGATTGGTAGAGCAGCTATGGACAAAGTGATTTCTCTGCTGGTGATTACATTGGTTGGCCTGATTGGCATTTTTCTGTTGATTAATCAGAGCAATGGGATGATTGATATGACGCCAAGTTGGTTCTGGTTATCGTCAATATTGCTTGTAGCGGCTATTTTTTGGTTTCTAAATCCCAGAATTCTGCAATTTTTTGATGTCTGTAGAGACGATTGGCGCGGGGATGTTGGTAGAGCTAGAAAAGAGTTTATTCATATATTTCGTCATGAATTCAAACTTATCCAATTAAATCTGTTTTTTACTGTGAATAAGGTGGGTTTAATTGGGTTAGCATATTGGGCAATGTTCAGAGCGCTAGGGGAGAGTGAATTGACTATTCTTCAAACCATTCCATATGCGACACTATCTGGTTTGATAGCGTACCTTCCGATTAGTTTTAACGGATTGGGTACAGTGGAAGCGGCTGCAATTATTTTATTCGACCAGCTAGGTGTTTCGGCGGATGTAGTGCTTTCCGTTTATCTTTGTCTTCGTATAATGATTCTGATTTTAGCTTGGTTACCTTCGTTATTATTAATTTTTTTTGAATCATTAACCCCGATCCTTAATAGTGGTAATTGA
- a CDS encoding class I SAM-dependent methyltransferase yields the protein MLDLDGGDLFYSERLGKMERWYCRIFGVPIVGLRIRLRTVKRLLPEGATHILDAGCGRGVISRYLAKRYPNGQITAIDFDSDTQKDNQIIANRTGLNNIQFKIADLTVLADHEKYDLIVSVDNLEHVDDDRAVITQLYNALLPNGKLVVHVPHFYRRWPLFKWQENFDVPGHFRPGYHLPQLTERLERAGFSLEDSGYSYGFLENFINNISYWITGAREQNKTLYALIFPMLNAMAFLGRNEQLNMGAGVWVIAKKSNQINQMSMTVESSVEHHL from the coding sequence GTGCTTGATTTAGATGGTGGTGATCTTTTTTATAGTGAAAGATTAGGTAAAATGGAGCGGTGGTACTGCCGTATTTTTGGCGTGCCTATTGTTGGTTTACGGATTCGTTTAAGAACGGTAAAACGGTTATTGCCAGAGGGCGCGACTCATATTTTGGATGCGGGTTGTGGGCGTGGTGTTATCTCTCGTTATCTTGCAAAGCGCTATCCTAATGGACAGATAACAGCTATCGATTTTGATAGTGATACTCAAAAAGATAACCAAATCATTGCTAATCGGACAGGGCTGAATAACATCCAATTTAAAATAGCTGATCTTACTGTATTAGCAGATCATGAAAAATATGATCTGATTGTCTCTGTGGATAATTTGGAACATGTTGACGATGATCGGGCTGTTATTACTCAGCTATATAACGCTCTGCTACCTAATGGTAAATTGGTTGTTCATGTTCCCCACTTTTATCGCCGTTGGCCACTGTTTAAATGGCAGGAAAATTTTGATGTGCCGGGGCATTTTCGTCCGGGTTATCACTTGCCGCAATTAACTGAACGGTTGGAAAGGGCTGGTTTCAGTCTTGAAGATAGTGGCTACTCATATGGTTTTTTAGAGAATTTTATTAATAATATATCTTACTGGATTACGGGGGCTAGAGAACAAAATAAAACATTGTATGCACTTATTTTTCCGATGCTAAATGCAATGGCATTTCTAGGCCGAAATGAACAACTAAATATGGGGGCGGGTGTTTGGGTTATTGCAAAAAAAAGTAATCAAATAAATCAGATGTCTATGACCGTGGAATCCTCTGTCGAACATCATTTATGA
- a CDS encoding DUF29 domain-containing protein: protein MQLEYEKDFYYWINKNIELLKLRNFAELDIDNLIDELESMAKRDKRELISRLMVLIAHLLKWQYQPNHQSSGWRGSIVEQRIKIGQQLEDSPSLSRYLEESVMKAYPNALTLVEKETGVGADRLPQQCPYSVEQLLDQDFYPVQS from the coding sequence ATGCAGTTGGAGTATGAAAAAGATTTCTATTACTGGATTAATAAAAATATTGAGCTATTAAAACTGCGTAATTTTGCTGAACTCGATATCGATAATCTTATTGATGAGTTGGAGAGTATGGCTAAAAGGGATAAAAGAGAGTTAATCAGCCGTCTTATGGTGCTTATTGCCCATTTATTGAAGTGGCAATATCAGCCCAACCATCAAAGTAGTGGTTGGCGGGGGTCCATTGTTGAGCAGAGAATTAAAATCGGGCAGCAGTTAGAGGATAGTCCCAGTCTTAGCCGATATCTGGAAGAGAGTGTGATGAAAGCGTATCCGAATGCTCTCACTTTGGTTGAGAAGGAGACCGGCGTTGGTGCAGACCGACTTCCGCAACAATGTCCATACTCTGTTGAGCAGTTGCTGGATCAAGATTTTTATCCTGTGCAGTCGTAG
- a CDS encoding DUF29 domain-containing protein — MYPDSASQNRYDEDIYNWTKAQIAYLQTREFESLDIKNLIEELEDMGKSTLRELESRLMILLAHLLKWQFQFNKLAEQWQAFEGKSWRNTIIEQRAQILFLLKKVPSLKAKIADAVEEAYPEAVALASKESGIAVATFPLRCPYTLDQLLDEDFFPQL; from the coding sequence ATGTATCCTGATTCCGCTTCACAAAATAGGTATGATGAAGATATCTATAACTGGACTAAAGCCCAAATTGCATATTTACAAACAAGAGAGTTTGAGTCTCTGGATATTAAAAATCTAATAGAAGAGCTAGAGGATATGGGTAAAAGCACCCTGCGTGAGTTAGAGAGCCGCTTAATGATACTACTAGCACATCTGCTTAAATGGCAGTTTCAGTTTAACAAATTAGCTGAACAGTGGCAGGCGTTTGAGGGTAAAAGCTGGCGCAATACGATTATTGAACAGCGGGCACAGATTCTGTTTTTACTAAAAAAAGTCCCGAGTCTGAAGGCAAAGATAGCTGATGCGGTTGAAGAAGCCTATCCCGAAGCTGTCGCTTTAGCCAGTAAAGAGAGTGGGATAGCGGTAGCTACTTTTCCTCTGCGCTGTCCCTATACCTTAGATCAGCTATTGGATGAAGATTTTTTTCCGCAGTTGTGA
- a CDS encoding nucleotidyltransferase domain-containing protein: MIDLRPKDRAAIIALAQQTLSEQREIWAYGSRVKGTGHDSSDLDLVIKSPADSPLTLDELVTFKQQLHDSTIPILVQVFDWNHIPPQFRVAINQAEELLYRQ, from the coding sequence ATGATTGATCTGCGCCCTAAAGATAGAGCCGCAATTATCGCCTTAGCACAACAGACCCTGTCTGAGCAGAGGGAGATATGGGCCTATGGTAGCCGGGTTAAGGGGACGGGGCACGATAGCAGTGATCTCGATTTAGTGATTAAATCGCCGGCTGACTCTCCGCTAACCCTTGATGAATTAGTGACCTTTAAACAGCAGCTGCACGACTCAACTATCCCGATTTTGGTACAGGTGTTTGACTGGAACCATATCCCGCCGCAGTTTCGTGTTGCGATTAACCAAGCCGAGGAGCTACTCTACCGCCAGTAG
- a CDS encoding nucleotidyltransferase has product MNMKIDTTFLQRCIQALQRAIQQLEIHTPDTIEYEMFRSAAIKEFEIILEQSGKLLRHCLKPWFASAKAVDRLTFKEVFRYAAKHDLIDLESSERWLIYRDNRNNTAHDYGVNFAEATLKLLPQFIADASALEQTLRRCDYD; this is encoded by the coding sequence CTGAACATGAAAATCGACACCACCTTTTTACAGCGTTGCATTCAGGCACTGCAGCGCGCCATTCAGCAGCTTGAGATCCACACCCCGGATACAATAGAGTATGAGATGTTTCGTTCTGCAGCGATTAAAGAGTTTGAAATTATCTTAGAACAGTCTGGCAAGCTGCTGCGCCACTGCTTAAAGCCCTGGTTTGCCTCGGCTAAAGCGGTTGATCGGCTTACCTTTAAAGAGGTGTTTCGCTATGCGGCTAAGCACGACTTAATTGATTTAGAGAGCTCCGAGCGCTGGCTTATCTATCGTGATAACCGTAATAATACCGCCCATGACTATGGCGTTAATTTCGCTGAGGCAACACTTAAATTACTACCGCAATTTATCGCAGATGCTTCAGCGTTAGAACAGACACTGCGCCGATGTGACTATGATTGA
- a CDS encoding glycosyltransferase family 2 protein: MPLSLTFIIPAKNEAQSLQQLLPRLRQSYPDYPVIVVNDGSDDETEACCQQNGVQTITHPYSKGNGAAIKSGIRAADTDYILCMDADNQHRVEDIAALLEPITRGYDMVVGARGDKKSQASTVRLVANGFSYPTTITMAFFRAGYSIGYVPITTNPRIGKSHIRLWRDGARFLLIIFKIGTLFAPMRLFLPVSLVLFLTASSYYGYTFMTINRFTNMSALLYMTSVIIFMLGLVSEPITTLLYKDSGHDRKD, from the coding sequence ATGCCCTTATCGCTCACCTTTATTATTCCGGCTAAAAACGAAGCCCAATCGCTACAGCAGCTACTGCCACGACTGCGCCAAAGCTATCCTGACTATCCGGTTATAGTGGTGAATGATGGCTCTGATGATGAGACCGAGGCGTGCTGTCAGCAAAATGGGGTTCAAACTATTACCCACCCCTACAGCAAAGGTAATGGAGCCGCGATTAAATCGGGAATTCGTGCCGCCGATACCGACTATATTCTCTGTATGGATGCCGATAACCAGCACCGGGTTGAAGATATCGCTGCGTTATTAGAGCCGATAACCCGGGGATACGATATGGTCGTTGGGGCGCGGGGCGATAAAAAGTCGCAGGCCAGTACCGTCCGCCTGGTCGCTAACGGCTTCTCCTACCCCACAACCATTACGATGGCCTTTTTTCGGGCCGGTTATAGCATTGGCTATGTGCCGATTACGACCAATCCACGCATTGGCAAGAGCCATATCCGATTATGGCGTGATGGTGCCCGTTTTCTACTCATTATCTTTAAAATTGGCACTCTGTTTGCGCCGATGAGGCTGTTTCTGCCGGTGAGCTTAGTGCTATTTCTCACTGCCAGCAGCTACTACGGCTATACTTTTATGACAATTAACCGCTTTACCAATATGAGTGCGCTCCTCTATATGACATCCGTGATTATCTTTATGCTAGGTTTGGTCTCTGAGCCGATTACCACCCTGCTCTATAAAGATAGTGGGCATGACCGCAAGGACTAA